From Quercus lobata isolate SW786 chromosome 1, ValleyOak3.0 Primary Assembly, whole genome shotgun sequence, one genomic window encodes:
- the LOC115952159 gene encoding protein GAMETE EXPRESSED 3 translates to MPIIPLLILFLLFPTSPSLESQRYTGQEPSRSSGHRLSKPLVGEDGRIYVCSEKDLFAFESNGTIAWTIHLDYSCNAAMAPVQGGLGKIYLVAENRVLKINSFNIGSSKPAAEVFFGPVPGQEELIEIIGLSVSTLSSSVFINIKNRGLFAYTTRGQLLWSVGPVIYRFGYQLGCRKNVTDCYFTSVPVIDQCEASIYISNTEGELYSLSVRSPYFKWIQDFSSLDKYYTVTPGNNGRLYVTVPARALVLALDVSTGTVLWQRSIGPLSTTECAPIVDSNGWLSVGSLDGFLYSFSPTGILKKFSKADTLNCVIQVAPLLDCSGYAVYFSQTEMEGKISQTIDEYTYVSAMRPKTVIFTLLVPATGFTYWSERYPDQFSSSLSESDLRQFVLDEGILLAFVAASKTGNPLQCRTKRQKCASSCSQAKPKYLSIYTGNERAIILFLLFESAVLVMLAGLVRFCCIFWRKKKVQGQDLGSFLEKRRSLQLKKKVFDRTITELEQKAAEQAVANEVFEKLGDMVREREGIERKLSTTYSLGRDRAGSQSKSMLPLYDGKTRSYSFLGAKKESVTVFHTLSDTSSEESGSEKDTHWGFHEEELAAKAKAKAKAPIEAESSSDDGIYETDYQSSPSETTSSSRGFINPLNGVQESGEVKLHDKEVKSMQTGSRLSLKRRRALSSTN, encoded by the exons ATGCCGATAATCCCACTCCTCATCCTGTTCTTGCTCTTTCCCACATCCCCGTCCTTGGAATCCCAGAGATACACTG GTCAAGAGCCATCTAGAAGTTCTGGACACAGGCTTTCAAAACCTCTGGTTGGTGAAGATGGGAGGATTTATGTTTGTTCTGAGAAAGATTTATTTGCATTTGAAAGTAATGGTACCATTGCATGGACCATACATTTAGACTATTCATGTAATGCTGCTATGGCTCCTGTTCAGGGTGGTCTAGGAAAG ATATATTTGGTTGCAGAAAACAGAGTACTGAAGATCAACTCTTTTAATATTGGCTCATCCAAACCTGCTGCAGAAGTTTTCTTTGGTCCAGTGCCAGGTCAAGAGGAACTAATTGAAATTATTGGGCTCTCAGTAAGCACACTTAGTTCATCTGTATTTATCAATATTAAGAATCGAGGACTCTTTGCATATACGACACGTGGACAACTGCTCTGGAGTGTTGGACCTGTGATTTACCGATTTGGCTACCAACTAGGTTGCAGGAAAAATGTCACAGATTGTTATTTTACTTCTGTTCCTGTGATTGATCAATGTGAAGCTAGTATATAT ATCTCAAATACTGAAGGAGAATTATATAGTTTATCAGTTCGTAGCCCTTACTTCAAATGGATCCAGGATTTTAGTTCCCTCGACAAATATTACACCGTCACCCCTGGAAACAATGGTCGTTTGTATGTCACTGTACCAGCTAGGGCCCTTGTGCTGGCTCTAGATGTCTCTACGGGTACTGTTTTATGGCAGAGATCTATTGGGCCATTGAGTACTACGGAATGTGCACCTATTGTGGATTCTAATG GTTGGTTATCTGTTGGTTCTTTGGATGGGTTCCTATACTCATTTTCACCAACTGGGATTCTTAAGAAATTTTCGAAGGCAGATACACTGAATTGTGTGATTCAAGTTGCTCCACTGCTTGATTGCTCAGGCTATGCAGTTTATTTTTCTCAGACAGAGATGGAGGGAAAGATTAGCCAAACAATTGATGAATATACTTATGTCTCAGCAATGAGACCAAAAACTGTAATCTTCACTTTGTTGGTTCCAGCAACTGGGTTCACCTATTGGTCTGAAAGATATCCTG ATCAATTCTCATCCTCCTTGTCCGAGAGTGATCTGCGCCAATTTGTACTGGATGAGGGGATCCTTCTTGCTTTTGTGGCTGCTTCAA AGACTGGCAACCCACTACAATGTCGTACCAAAC GTCAGAAGTGTGCATCTAGCTGCTCACAAGCAAAGCCCAAGTATCTCAGCATCTACACAG GTAATGAAAGGGCAATAATACTCTTCCTGCTATTTGAATCTGCTGTGTTGGTCATGCTAGCTGGACTTGTACGGTTCTGTTGTATATTTTGGAGGAAAAAGAAGGTTCAAGGCCAAGACCTTGGAAGTTTCCTAGAAAAGCGA CGCTCTCTCCAGCTCAAAAAGAAAGTATTTGATAGGACAATTACAGAGCTTGAGCAGAAAGCAGCAGAGCAGGCAGTAGCCAAtgaagtttttgaaaaattggggGATATGGTACGAGAAAGGGAAGGAATAGAAAGGAAGTTGTCAACAACCTACAGTCTGGGCAGAGACAGGGCTGGCTCACAGTCTAAATCTATGCTTCCACTATATGATGGGAAAACAAGGAGCTATTCTTTCCTAGGTGCAAAGAAAGAAAGTGTAACAGTATTTCACACATTAAGTGATACGTCTTCTGAAGAAAGCGGGAGTGAGAAAGATACCCACTGGGGTTTTCATGAAGAGGAGTTAGCAGCCAAGGCAAAAGCAAAGGCAAAGGCACCCATTGAAGCTGAGAGTTCAAGTGATGATGGGATCTATGAAACAGACTATCAGAGTAGTCCATCGGAGACCACATCAAGTTCAAGAGGATTTATCAATCCATTAAATGGGGTGCAAGAGTCAGGGGAAGTGAAATTGCATGATAAAGAAGTGAAATCCATGCAAACTGGTAGCAGATTaagtttaaaaagaagaagggcCTTGTCATCAACTAATTAG